The DNA segment ATATGACAATCTGCGGGGCAGCGAGAGACGCTATCGAGCCGATAGCGTGCCCCGCTGCCCCGCAGAATGCGACGCCCGGAAGAGACTAGAGCTTGCCGGCCTTCAGCTGGCCGGCGAAGTCCGGGTTCTCCGACAGCCACTTCTGGACGGCGGCGTCGTTGTCCTTGCCGGCGAAGTTGTCCTCACCGAACATCATGTTCTCCAGCGACGACAGCTTCTCGTCGTCCAGCACGAGGTTCTTCACCAGCTGCGCGGCCTTCGGGTTCTTCTTCTCGTAGCCCTTCGTGGCGAACGAGTAGATGATCTCCTTGCCGCCCATAGCGCCCTTCGGGTCCTCCAGGTCGCGCATCGGGTAGGCGTCGTACGCCCAGTGCGGACGCCACAGCGTGACGGCGATGTTGCTGCCGTCCGCCTGAGACTTCTTCACGGCCGCGAGCATCGCCGGCGTGGACGACGTGGTGAAGCTGAGCTTGTCGAGCCCGTACTCGGGGATCGCCTTCTCCTTCGTCTGCTTGGTCAGCCCCGCTCCGGGCTCGATGCCGACGATGGAGTTGTTGTACTCGTCGCCCATCTCGGCCAGATCCGCGATGGACTTCGCCGGCGAGTCCTCGTTGACGGCGATGGTGAGCTTGGCGTTGTCGTACCAGCAGCCGAGGCTGTCGAGCTGGTCGCCGTACTTGTCGAGGTAGTCGGCGTGCGTGACCGGCAGCCAGCCGTCGGTCAGGAAGTCGACGTCCCCCTGCGCTACCGCGGTGAACCCGGGCGCGGCGTCGAACGCCTTGATGTCGACGGTGTAGCCGTCCTGCTCGAGCACCGCCTTGAGCAGGTGGGCGGTGGCGAACGACTCGTCCCAGCCGTTGAACGCGCCGATGGTGACGTTCTTGTCCTCGTCCTGACCGGAGACCGACGAGACGTCGGCGACGCCGTCGTGCATGTCGCAGTCGGCCCACTTGCTGGCCGCGGCGTCCTTGCCCGATCCCTCGGACGAGTCGGACCCGCCGCCAGAGTTGCTGGCGCCGCACCCGGTCAGTGCCAGCGTGGCCGCGGTGGCGA comes from the Cumulibacter manganitolerans genome and includes:
- a CDS encoding glycine betaine ABC transporter substrate-binding protein, which translates into the protein MFNRTKVLASLATAATLALTGCGASNSGGGSDSSEGSGKDAAASKWADCDMHDGVADVSSVSGQDEDKNVTIGAFNGWDESFATAHLLKAVLEQDGYTVDIKAFDAAPGFTAVAQGDVDFLTDGWLPVTHADYLDKYGDQLDSLGCWYDNAKLTIAVNEDSPAKSIADLAEMGDEYNNSIVGIEPGAGLTKQTKEKAIPEYGLDKLSFTTSSTPAMLAAVKKSQADGSNIAVTLWRPHWAYDAYPMRDLEDPKGAMGGKEIIYSFATKGYEKKNPKAAQLVKNLVLDDEKLSSLENMMFGEDNFAGKDNDAAVQKWLSENPDFAGQLKAGKL